In the Agromyces flavus genome, GGTCGTCCGAGTCGACCGAGGACGGCGAGTTGGGGTCGACCGTGGGGACGTCGGCGACTGCGAGCAGGCGGCCGGTCTTCGCCTCCATGACCGTCACGGTCGCCCACTGCGCGCCCGTCGCCTGCACTTGCGCGGCAGCCACGCGCTGCACGAAGTACTGCAGGTCGGAGTCGATGGTCAACTGCAGGTCGCCGCCCTGGCGCGCCTGGGAGAGGACGCGCTCGGAACCGGGGATCTCGACCCAGTCCTTCAGGCTGTGCAGCCACGTGCGCTGGCCGTTCTCGCCGGCGAGGCACGCATCCTCGGAGTATTCCAGTCCAGCGACCGCGTTGCCGTCGGGATCCATGAAGCCGAGGAGGTTCCCCGCGACCGCGCCGTTCGGATATCGACGACTCGGGTGCTCGTAGGGCACCACCCACGGGATGTCGAGCGCCCCGACCTCCTCGTACGCCTCGGTGTCGACCAGCTTCGCGACGTACGCGAAGTCGGAGTCGGGATCCTCCTCGAGCGCCGCGTCGATGACGCCGCGGAGCTCCTCGGCCGAGCGTCCGATGACCGCGCCGAGCTCGGAGAGGACCTGATCGAGCGGCACCTCGACCTCGATGGTCTTCGACGGGTCGGCGGGATCGGGCTGCTCGCGCACCACGGGCCCGAGCATCGCCTGCTTCGGGGAGAGCGCGATGTCGTAGCGCATGACGCTGTCGGCGAGGACGATCCCGTTGGCGTCGACGATCTCGCCGCGCTCGCCGTAGATCGTCGCGACGCGCGACCTCACGTCCTCGGACGCCGCGTTGAGCTCGGCAGCGCGCACCACCTGGATGTCGACGAGCCGGATGACGAACCACCCCACCATGAGCACGAGCGCGAGGCCCGCCGCGATGATGCGGCGCAGCGGCCGCCGGCTCACACGGTTCATCGGTCGGGTCCGCTCCCTTCGCGGCGTGGTTGATCGGTCAGTGCGTCGCGGGCGTCGGCAGTCCGCCCTGCAGCGCGGGCGGGGCGGCCGGCGTGCCGGCAGACGGTGCCTCCGGTTTCCCACCCTTGTCGGAAGTCTCCTCCGCCGCCTGTTCGGTGACCGGCGGCACGCCGTCGATGAGCGCGTTCGGCACGAGGGATACGGAAGCGCCGGCGGCGCCGTCGGCCGCCGTCGGCTCGCCGAGCACGGCGCCGTCGGAGAGACGCAGGTACACGGGATCCGAGTTCGGCACCATGCCGAGCGCCTCCGCGTTCATGGCGAGGTACTGCGGCGATTCGAGGCGGTCGAGATCGTCCGAGAGCTTCTGCTGCTCGCGCTGCAGCTCGGACTGGCGGAGGAGCTGCGCGTCGAGCTCGTAGGCGCCCTGCGTCATCGCGATCGACAGCAGCAGCTGCGCCATGGCGATGGCGCCGATCGAGACGAGTGCGACCACGCCGTAGGCGAGCCTCGGCCTCGCGCGGCGCACCGTCTCGGGCACGGGGCGAAGTCGCCTCGTGCGTTCGGGCGCCACCCCGGGTGCGGGCCGTCGCGCGGGTCGGGTCTGGGCCGGCAGTGCGCTCATGACGGCCTCCTCACTCGTTCTGCGGCGCGCAGGCGCACCGGCTTGGCACGCGGGTTCTCCGCCTGCTCGGCCTCGCTCGCGAGTTCGGCACCCCTGACGAGGAGCCGGAACTGCGGGCGGTGCTCGGGAAGCTCCATGGGCAGCCCGGGGGGCGCCGTGGAGCTGGATGCCGCCGCGAGGACGCGCTTGACGAGCCGGTCCTCGAGCGACTGGTACGCGAGGACCACGATGCGGCCCTCGACGGCGACGAGGTCGAGTGCGGCGGGGAGCGCCCGTTCGAGCACCGCGAGTTCCTCGTTCACCTCGATGCGCAGCGCCTGGAAGACGCGCTTGGCCGGATGGCCGGCCCGCTGCACCGCGACGGGCGTCGCCTCGTGCAGCACCTCGACGAGCCGCCCGGACCGGGTGATCGGCGCCGACAGACGAGCCTTCACGATCGCGCGCGCGTACCGCGCCGCCAGCTTCTCCTCGCCGTA is a window encoding:
- a CDS encoding peptidoglycan D,D-transpeptidase FtsI family protein; translated protein: MNRVSRRPLRRIIAAGLALVLMVGWFVIRLVDIQVVRAAELNAASEDVRSRVATIYGERGEIVDANGIVLADSVMRYDIALSPKQAMLGPVVREQPDPADPSKTIEVEVPLDQVLSELGAVIGRSAEELRGVIDAALEEDPDSDFAYVAKLVDTEAYEEVGALDIPWVVPYEHPSRRYPNGAVAGNLLGFMDPDGNAVAGLEYSEDACLAGENGQRTWLHSLKDWVEIPGSERVLSQARQGGDLQLTIDSDLQYFVQRVAAAQVQATGAQWATVTVMEAKTGRLLAVADVPTVDPNSPSSVDSDDRGSRAFTAPFEPGSTFKALTSASVIDAGKGDPTAGVTADYQYLPSNGADITDSHGHGPTNYTMTGMLIDSSNTAMSLFGERVSDEQRYEDMLDFGLGSVSEVGFAGEAAGDLHGGPEAWDAQTKYATMFGQGLTTTAIQIASVYQTIANGGVRMPVTLVDGCRAADGVVTERASTEGSRVVSEKAADQTAQMLERVYLEGWLADDWNIPGYRVAAKTGTAQVADGNGGYQSGHLVSVSGFAPADDPEFVVSVSIMDPVKMNSSAASAPVFQQVMSQVLKKYRTIPSGAPAPELPATW
- the rsmH gene encoding 16S rRNA (cytosine(1402)-N(4))-methyltransferase RsmH, translated to MDIERIHTPVMLERTLELLGPALERDGAVFVDATLGMGGHTAAVLERFPGATAIGLDRDPDALAIAGERLASFGDRVRFVHTVYDGIAEAVRGEGFGEVHGILFDLGVSSLQLDRAERGFAYAKDAPLDMRMDSTRGRTAADVIAEYSEEDLRRIFRDYGEEKLAARYARAIVKARLSAPITRSGRLVEVLHEATPVAVQRAGHPAKRVFQALRIEVNEELAVLERALPAALDLVAVEGRIVVLAYQSLEDRLVKRVLAAASSSTAPPGLPMELPEHRPQFRLLVRGAELASEAEQAENPRAKPVRLRAAERVRRPS